The following nucleotide sequence is from Coffea eugenioides isolate CCC68of chromosome 10, Ceug_1.0, whole genome shotgun sequence.
CCACAGTTTTGGAACTTTACGAGAAACCATCTTGGTAATGATCAAAGAAGGTTCAAAGCTCCAATTAATTGCGGAGGTGCATCTTATTCCTTGGACTTTACAGCAGGTGATTTATCCCTAATTCTCATATTTATTCGAAAAAATAATAGCCCAAAACATCAGCACCATATTTAGTTCATAGATCACATCCGTACCAATAAAAGCATCTCTAGTACTGGTTGTCTCAGACATCACCCACCTCTGGAATTACAAAAAACACCCTCCACCTTTGCTCATATTTTCCAATGCTACCTCAACTCAACTGCCACAGCATTCACCCCGTGATCTACACTTTGCTGCAAGACCCTTTAGAGAAAACTGTaagattttgttaatttttgcttTCAAGAAGCTCATTTCTTGCTGCTGCTAAAAAGAATCTTATTTCTGGGTTTTTCTTGTTGCTCATTTTCAATTAAGTTTTTGGTTCATTACTTTAAAAATCCTGTCTTTTTGGGTATTTTGATCTTGTTTAAGCAATGGTGCTAAGTTAAGTTGAATTTCAGTTTTTTGAGAGTTAACTTCTTGCTCTGCATTCAAGATGGTCGGTCATTTTAGTGTTTGTTGGCGATTGAGGCCTGCCTTTTTTGATGTTCTGAGTTTTGGAAAGTTGAAAGCTAAGGGGATGTTTAAGAGCTGGTTTTTTCAGTCATTTAATGGGATTATTGTGGTTGGATCATTGCTGTTCTTTGTTGCAGCTATAAGTTCTGGTTATTTTTTCATGTTTCCAACTTTTCAACCAGAGATGAATAATCCTGACAACAGAACATCACCTGAGTTTGTGATTGATATGAATAGCACATCAACTGAGTTAGATGTTGATATTGATAGTGCATTACCTGATTTGGTTAGAGAATGCAATGTGTTTGATGGAAGTTGGGTGGCTGATGATAGTTTTCCTTCGTATAATGCATCAAATTGTCCTTTTGCTGAACGTGGATTTAATTGTTTAGCTAATGGTCGGCGAGATAAAGGGTACCTTAAGTGGAGGTGGCAACCAAAGAATTGTAATATCCCGAGGTTTGATGTGGAAGAGACGTTGGAATTTCTTCGTGATAAAAGGGTTGTCTTTGTTGGAGATTCATTGAGTAGGACTCAATGGGAATCTATGGTGTGTATGCTTATGACTGGGGTCAATGATAAGAGGAGCGTGTATGAAATCAATGGAAGCAAGATTAGTAAACAGATTAGGCATTTAGCGGTTCGGTTCGGTTCTTTCAATTTCACAGTGGAGTTTTACCGGTCAATTTTCCTAGTGCAGCCACACCAGGCGCCAAAGCGAGCTCCAAAGAGGGTTAAAGTAGCACTTCAGCTTGATAGGTTGGATGATATCAGTAAAGAATGGGTTGATTCTGATATCCTTATCTTCAATTCAGGGCATTGGTGGACACCTGGAAAGCTCTTTGACATGTAAGTCGTCTAGTCAACGTATGTGTTGTCAATACTTGTTTTGGTTATCTTAGTTGATATCATCTAAACCCTTCTGGTTAATCTGACACTCAAGTGCACTCTAGATTCTTGgacatccatttttttttatccctTAGACTGAGTACTATATGGTTTATGTGTTAGATTTATGGTTTGTTGGATTTCTAGTGCCTAGATAAGTCTTACACCTTCCTTGTATCATTGATGACTAATTTAGTGGTATTgagttctattctttctttttctgttgcttttcttatttggattctcttttttttggctggggagggggggggggagaggGTGGTATCCTTGGTT
It contains:
- the LOC113749601 gene encoding protein trichome berefringence-like 7, translated to MVGHFSVCWRLRPAFFDVLSFGKLKAKGMFKSWFFQSFNGIIVVGSLLFFVAAISSGYFFMFPTFQPEMNNPDNRTSPEFVIDMNSTSTELDVDIDSALPDLVRECNVFDGSWVADDSFPSYNASNCPFAERGFNCLANGRRDKGYLKWRWQPKNCNIPRFDVEETLEFLRDKRVVFVGDSLSRTQWESMVCMLMTGVNDKRSVYEINGSKISKQIRHLAVRFGSFNFTVEFYRSIFLVQPHQAPKRAPKRVKVALQLDRLDDISKEWVDSDILIFNSGHWWTPGKLFDMGWYFQIGGKMKLGMPISGAFKTALATWKSWVESRINTRKTRVFFRTFESTHWSASRQHCKVTEQPMSKVNGRDKHPFSDAIIDAAKNTSIPVTVLHVTPMGAFRSDAHVGTWSDNPSVPDCSHWCLPGVPDVWNELLFSFLLSDQGPQ